A stretch of DNA from Oreochromis aureus strain Israel breed Guangdong linkage group 23, ZZ_aureus, whole genome shotgun sequence:
TTTTATGTGATTTTCTATTCAGTGTATAAAACACGTGGTAGATAGTAAAATAACAGACCTCAAGGCCactctgcactcactttctcaAGACTCAAAAAAGCAATTTATTTAGTTCTCAAAGCTGTGAAGGTTGCAGTTAAATGTCACTACTACAGTTTATTTACATGTTTCTACAACGGTATTTAATCATCTCCTTTTCTGTGTACAGAGTTTCTATATCATCCTATCAACAATCATCCTCTGATGGGTGAGTCTCACAACAATGTCCTGTTATCACTgtttccttcacattttcttaGTCACTCAACTCCTCCTGTCTTGTCTACTCATTTGCATCACTACATCTTCTTCTCTTTGTTGGTATAATACATCCCTTCCAGCTATCCCTGTTAACAATCTAACCACTTGCTCCCCGTGGGGCACCATCACAGCGCCCCCAGATCATGGCAGGAGCGGGACTTCTGCCTCAGGAACTTCCCCACCTCTCGCTCTCGAGGGTACCGAGGCACCAGACTGGACAGGAAACGTTTGGCACGAGATGTGATGCTTTCACGTTGCCCTCCTCCGCTCATGTCCTCGGCGCTGGTCCCCGGAGGCCAGGGAGACTGGCCCCTGGCTAGTCGCACCGCACACTCCAGGAGCTCCACGGTACGGTGATCCAGAGAGGCGGAGATCTCCAGATACAGACAGTTGAAAAGGGCAGCACTAGACATGGCCTCtgagagagaggaaaacaggAGATGGAGGAGATCAGAAAAAAGGCAGCTGTCACAGCTTATATTCAGAGCCACAGTCTTTTCATCCATTATAAACCTTTTGATTCTCTCTTCACCTGTAATAGATTGTTGGTAGTAGAGTTCCAAGCCTGGGCATGTCTAAGAGGAAGAGCTGCATGTCAGCCTCCAGTGACGACTAAGAAGGCTACTCTAACAAAACACAATACTTGGGAAATATGCGATAAAAATGTTCCCGCTTAAGGTGGAAACAACAAACATGTTTCACCACTTGAGGCAAAAACACACCAGGCTAATACAGGCTATGAAAGAGGAGATACCAGCAGCTGGTGATGTCcaacccaaaaacaaacaagtgacTCCACTGAGATTTACTAGCTACACTCAGTACTCCATgtgacaggtttttctacaataTCTCAGGTCTTCAGTTTTATTATCTGTCGTGGAGCTTCTAATGAGTTACAAGGTTAAATTACTTTTGTTACTGTGTTAAGTGTTAGGCACTTGTTAAGGATACTTTAGCGGTGCTTGCAGGTATGCAGGTATGCAAGCTGCAAGCATTAagaaaatgttcagttttaaaaaaatatatactgtCACAAATATTATGGTCACAAAATTTTCTTGAAATGTTGAGAACTACGTTGCAGGTTTATGATCCGTGCCTTAATCGGTGTTCAGAGTACAGAAAAAGTCCATTATAATAACATAAACCATCACACAAACCTGGCCTTAAGCAACAAAAGGGTGCCCATTTATCCAAGGCCCACCCTTATTTCCAGTCAGCACATCGTAAAACACACTGTAAAGTATGGCTGAATAAATGAAATAGATCTGTGTGTACACAGCTGAATCAATAAGGACAGGTAGCTGTAAATATTGTGACTACATGGTAAGTCATTAGCAACCATGCTATGTTGTGTATAACTGTAACTGGATTATGGAAGGATCTTCTACTCAAAGGAGCAATTAccctttaaaagtgaaatttTCAGGTTTAAAGTCTCAAAAAGATAACTAAAACAGCAAGAGCAAGCTTTTATCTCTTGGTAATGAAAACTGTGCTGGAGGGAAGATGTCTGCATGCTAAGTGAGATATCTTTCATAGTTTTCCAACTGTGCAAAACACACGCAATACGAAGTATGTCATCAAGAGGTTTATACAACAACTGGATCGCCTGTGATAGTGATAGTTAATATTTACTGATTAAGTAAACAAGGAGAGAGCTTGTATAAAGTAAGCTAAATCAAGCtggaatttttttctttagtttacTTTAGTTTCTTTATATAGTTCTGTAGCACATTTGTCTTTAGTTTCATCTTCACTGCAGGCCATCATCTCCCTCTGCAGGGTCATTTAAATAAGGAGTATGGCATACACTGGGTTGAATAGTATGTAGTTTCATAGGCCGTGTGATATAAGACTGTGGCGTGTGGACAAGTAGGGTAGTCACGGTGAACAGGCTTTTGCTTTAACTGTAATTAAACTCCCACACTACAATAAAGCATGACATTCACATTTACGTTGTTTacggagagaaagaaagagcgTAAAATGTCAACGTCAAGTGTAATGAAGAAAGCCAAAACAGAACTAAACTGTGGAAAGAATCTGCTTCCAAAGGAAATGTTTATACTTTATATGAAAGTGTAATATAAAGTGTAATGTagcaaaaaaattttttttacatatagtAGGTGACTTGGAAAAGATAATCATCTCACCTTGAGAGGTGACCTCACGCGTGCGAACGAGGTCACTCTTATTACCAACGAGGATTATTGGAGTCTGGGGCTGAGTCTCTCTCAGGAGAAGCCGAAGTTGAGCGGTACGGTGGAAGCTACGCCTGTCAGTCACCGAAAACACCAAGACGCACACCTCACACTGCAGAGCCGACAGGTCCTTAATGACAAGCACAGGGACAGAGGATGATGCATTTTTGTCCTTTGTGAAATATAAGACactaaaatagaaatgaaaaaagaaacaaaaacaaactcaaaGGTTCTAATTCGAACTGATGTAGTGTTTTGCATATGAATCAAAGTCTTTTTCCTTCATAATGCTTTACTTTCCATTATGAAGGAAAGTAATATTCTGATGAATATTTCCACCAACCCTAAAAATTCCACCAACcctaaaaatacagaaaacagaaagattGTGTTTGAAGAAACAGCAGGTGGCTGATCTGTCTTTTTAATATTACCTGAAACCCTTGTTAGTCAACAGCTGCACACTCCTCTCCGAGCTGCAAAGGGACACAAAGACTCCAAAAATATCGAATTCCTGAgtgatttcttcacacaaaatGAACTCAGCATCACGCTGTCTTTAGTCAGTGCTGCCATGGTCCACTGAGTTTtcattaaattttaattaagTCTACAACTGAGCATAGACCAAAAGGAACTTATGAACCCTAATGGTGTAACTGGGAAATTAGATAAGTAGATTCCTTGGTGTGGTAGTTAGCGCTGCAACCTCAGATTTCAATCCACGTGCCAActgaggcctttctgtgtggcgtTTGCATGTTGTCCCCGTGCCTGCGTGGGTTCTCACAAGGTACTCCATCTTCCTCCCAGGGTTCAAAGACATAATTGGCgtttctaaattggctgtaggtgttaATGTGAGCATAAATAGTTCATTTGTCTCGCTATGTAATCCCTACAAcacactggtgacctgtccaagCTCTACCCCACCTCTCGCCCCACAATAGCTGGGGTAAGCTCCTGccacaaccctgaattggacaaGTAGTTAGAAGGATGGACGGATGGAGATTCCTTATAAAGCCACAGTTTTAGTGTGTTTTAGCATTTCTCACATCTGGTAGCACAAGGAGTAACACATTATAATCCCCCACATCAGAAAAGACAGATTGTGCTACAAGAGTGTAGCTTCAGCGTTTTCGCACATGCACCTAAATCAGAAACATTAATGCAGTCATTTGGCACACCAGCTCTGTGGGCGACTCCTTCTCTGTCCCTCTGtatgtttctctctctcctatTCACATCCACACACGGATGCCTCAGAGCTGCACTCGCGGGAAAAGAAGAAAGTGTGGAAAACAACCTGATAATGAGCTTTCCTTCAGTCGACCAGATGCAGATGCCGCAGACTGACTGTCCCCTTTTTGTCCAACAATTTTCTGAGCTTGACAGTTTTTGTTACAGTGATGGCAATAAACAATGCAGGGTGCTCCAAATACTGTGCACACTGTGAGCAGATCAAATGCTAAATATGCAGTAAGCATTTGTTTATATGTTGTAACTGAACCATTATTTATGTCAAATGGAAGTTGTATTAGTAATCTATCAGAGGCAGTCTACCCTGCCCCCACCAATAAGATTTTGCCCACAAGTGCTGTGATATACTCGTGTTCATGCATTAATATGCTGTCAGTTCTGCTTGCAAATTTCTCTACACGCTCTTTCAAACTCTTTTTCTATTACCCTAGTTAATCTCCTTATACAGCGAAGCTTTATCCCTCCCAGCACACAGAGTTcttcaaata
This window harbors:
- the LOC116331310 gene encoding GTP-binding protein REM 2-like encodes the protein MPTDVPEDSEENAAKCDSMTLPSTPTVRRGSTPLPIKHQLRREEAVHDECDWTSGAAGPSVSPNSFSPALDDTPTVTVEGRPDGPLRIALLGQNGVGKSSLALALAGDMDRTASVDSDGEGYVHTVTVDDEESTIIIYDNWRQDLSALQCEVCVLVFSVTDRRSFHRTAQLRLLLRETQPQTPIILVGNKSDLVRTREVTSQEAMSSAALFNCLYLEISASLDHRTVELLECAVRLARGQSPWPPGTSAEDMSGGGQRESITSRAKRFLSSLVPRYPREREVGKFLRQKSRSCHDLGAL